In Pan troglodytes isolate AG18354 chromosome 20, NHGRI_mPanTro3-v2.0_pri, whole genome shotgun sequence, the genomic window ggcggatcatctgaggtcaggagtttgagaccagcctggccaacatggtgaaaccctgtctctactgaaagaaatacaaaagaaaaaaaaataagctgggcatagtggtgtgtacctgtaatccaagctacccggaaggctgaggcaggagaattgccggaacccgggaggtagaggctgcagtgagccgagatcgcgccactgcactccaacctgggtgacagagcgagactccgtctcgaaaaaaaaaaacaacacaacaacaataacaacaaaaacagataatCAGTTAAAGAGTGAAATGTGTGCAATTTTGGGCAGGCAGTCAGGGGAAGCCTCTCTGAGTAGATGATATTTTGACCAAAGACCTAAAAAgagtggagggaaaaaaaagtcggctgggcacggtggctcacacctgtaatcccagcactttaggaggccaaggcgggcagatcacctgaggtcagaagtttgagaccagtctgaccaacacggagaaaccccgtctgtaccaaaaatacaaaatcagccggccgtggtggtacatgcctgtaatcccagctacttgggaggctgaggcaggaaaatcacttgaacttgggagacggaggttgcgatgagccaagattgcaccattgcactccagcctgggcaacaagagcaaaactccgtctcaaaaaaaaaaaaaaaaaagccagaagtaTATCTGGAAGCTGACTGCTACACACACGAGAACATCAAGTGCAAAGACTTGTGGTGAGGCTGTATGCAGCATGCTCCCATGTATGTAACTGTGCTGGACTCTGTGATGTGGGTGTCACTACTGAGTATTtgtgcatttttgtttgtttttgttgagatagggtctcgctctgttgcccaggctggagtgcagtggcacaatcactgcttactgcagctttgacttccttgggctcaagcaatcctcccgcctcagactcccaagtagctgggactacaggtgcacgccaccacacctggctaaattttttttttttttttttttttttggagacagagtctcactctgtcgcccaggctggagtgcagtggcgcgatctcggctcactgcaagctccatctcccgggttcacgccattcttctgcctcagcctcccaagcagctgagactacaggcacctgccaccatgcctggctaatttttttttctatttttagtagaggctgggtttcaccgtgttagccaggatggtcttgatctcctgaccttgtgatctgcccgcctcggcctcccaaagtgctgggattacaggcgttagccaccgcgcccggccaacacctggctaattttgaagtattttgtagagatgggggtctccctacattgcccaggctggtcttgaactcttggcctcaggcaatcctcctgccttggcctcccaaagcactgggactacagacataagccactacCCTGGCCTGTTTGTGCATTTGGAGTGTTGAAATGTGAGGTGAATCATGGGTTGTATATCTGCTGGGGGATGGGGGCTGAGGTGGTGTGTTTGACAGCGCAGTGTATCGGTGTGCTTCACTGTGTGTGTAGTGGCAATGTCATAGTTGCGTGTTTTGCAAGAGAAAGGGTGTGGGGGATGAATGTGGGACAGAGTTTGTATGGGATGCTTTGTGTCAGGATAGGGCAAGGTTGGAGCATGTGGATGATGGGGATTCTGAAAGTAGAATATATTCAGAGAtgccatggtgtgtgtgtgtgtgtgtgtatgtgtgtgtgtgtagaggggtGTGAGTGAGCCCAgctgtgtgagtgggtgtgttgGGGGATGTCGTGGAGCTGTTTTCTGGtcccagagggagagagaaagcccAGGAAATCTCACTTTCTCCCTGCCCCTGGGTCTCCAGGCAACCGCACCACTTTGGAGTTACCAGGAGACAAGGTTGCCAGGGCAACACAGGCGTGAGTGGCAGCTCTGGGGCGAAGTCTGGGTGAGAAGATCCAGCCAGGGATCACGATCATTCACTttgttcctccctttctccctgctTCTCATCAATCCCACCTCCCTTCCTTCATTGTCTTAACGAGCACGTATTTGAGAACCTACAAATGTGCTAGGTGCTATTCTGGGTACTGGAGAACAGAAGTGAACAAGACAATGTCCCTGCTGTATCTCTCCTTCAGTCTTCCAGCTCCTGTCTCTTTATTTCTCCTGCTCCCTTATTTGTCCTGCGGTCCTGCCTTCCCCCCGTACCACAAAGGCGGCCCCACAGAACCCCTTAGCCAGTGAGGAAGTAAGTTGAGAggcttcatctcacagactttCGGGGATGGCCGTTGATGTTTTGTCCACGAGCCTGTGTCCCCAGACACACACTCCGGCCCATACTCAGgtgcacagaaagacaagcacaCAGCTCATCCCCCTCTCCAAAACTCTCAGTTGTCATTGGATGACATCAGCAAaaccacacacaaatacatgcCGATCACAATACTCCTCTGAGATATCATAAGCCCCATTTTACAGCAGGGCAAACTGAGGCTAGGAGACTTTAAATAATATGTCACTCATTCTGGTCTACTCCTCCAACTCTCAACCCTTATATTTGTCTGATTAGCTAACAATAATAGTAATCGTGCTGGTTCCCCCAGCAGCCTCCCTCAGGGAAGGGTCTTATTTCCCTCGAATGCACCCATTCCTCCGCATAGGTTCTAACCATTTGCCCATTCACCAGAGGAATCGAGTTTTGATGGACAGATTCCTAGACCAATAGAGAAACTAAGTGAACTGTACCGACGCGGCCACGGCTTGGGCGGGACTAAGGCTGGGAACGAGCCACCGATTGGTCAGAGCTACGCGGCGAATGGCGGAGACGCTGAGGCGGGTGCTAACCAAGGGCGGTGCGGCCTGGTCCGGGGAGGAGAACACGCCTGCCGCCGGACCGCCTTTGCTGCTGCTCGGTACACCAGGATCTGGAAAAACAGCACTGCTATTTGCTGCGGCCCTAGAGGCGGCGGGGGAGGGCCAAGGCCCAGTCCTCTTCCTGACACGAAGGCCTCTTCAAAGCATGCCCCGCGGGACCGGAACGACTCTAGACCCAATGCGACTCCAGGTAACCGTGGGGGTGGGAGCAGAGGCGTTCTAGCCAATGGTTGAGTAGATCCGGGATATTGAGTAACAGGTAGACAAGCCAATGGAGAGGACGGTGGAAGGGCGAGCCAGGGCAGCCACGATGGGGCGGAGTCAGACCGGCGGAGTGAGGCGTGGCACCACGCGGAGCTTAGTTAAGATTGAAGTGAGAGCCCATCCAATGATGGGCGGTGTTAGCAAGAGGCGGTGCCCAGAGATTGAAGTCCGGCCCATCAAGGGGCGGGGCTAAGCTTGGGTCCATTCTGGACCTGAGTTGGTTCCTGTTAGTGTCAAGGATGGGGTCAGACCGAGAATGCTGGGGGAGGGTTTTCCGTGGAAAAATTGCGCTAGAGATTtggccaaaaacaaacaagcaaaaatggCTTGCCCTCAACTAATACTCGGCAGTGATGAGTGCTGGAAAAACGGGCGAATATAAGAATATTTAACAGCTCTGAGCTGGTTCATCCTGGAACCAAGGAAAGTATGCAAGGAGGCAGGGTTACTTTTAAGGAGTCTGGCTTCCTGTGCTGAATCCGGCcctttccttctgtttctccttCTAGAAGATCCGCTTCCAGTACCCACCCTCAACCCGAGAGCTTTTCCGGCTCCTGTGCTCTGCCCATGAGGCCCCGGGGCCAGCCCCCTCCCTTCTGCTGCTCGACGGCCTAGAAGAGTACCTAGCGGAAGACCCAGAGCCCCAGGAAGCCGCCTACCTCATTGCCTTACTTCTAGACACAGCTGCCCACTTCAGCCACCGGCTTGGGCCTGGCCGGGATTGTGGGCTCATGGTGGCCCTCCAGACCCAGGAGGAGGCAGATAGTGGGGACGTCCTGCACCTGGCACTGCTCCAGCGGTATTTTCCTGCCCAGTGCTGGCTGCAGCCAGATGCACCAGGTCCAGGAGAGCACGGCCTCCGAGCCTGCCTGGAGCCAGGCGGGCTGGGCCCCAGAACAGAGTGGTGGGTGACTTTCCGATCAGATGGAGAAATGATGATCGCTCCGTGGCCCACCCAGGCTGGTGACCCCAGCTCAGGCAAGGGTTCAAGCTCTGGAGGCCAGCCCTGAGCTTTGGTGGGTGActacctctctgtgcttcagtttcccatGGCTGGAATACTTACCTCAGGGACATATGCAGATCCAAAGACCTAAACAATGTAAagtgctttttctcttttaaaagtatagcattatcttgtatatattttaccCAATCAATATGTTGTTTATAGTTTCATTGCTTTAAACTTTATAAAAAGagcttcaggccaggcgtggtggctcacgcctgtaatcccagcactttgggaggctgaggcggtcacatcaccagaggtcaggagttggagaccagcctgcccaacatgatgaaaccctgtatcaactaaaagtacaaaaaaaattagctgggtgtggtggcaggtgcctgtagtctcagctactcaggaggcttaggcaggagaattgcttgaacccaggaagcggaggttgcagtgagccgagattgtgccactacactccagcctgggtgacaaagtgagactccatctcaaaaaaaaaaaaaaaagtttgagactTCCTTCTTTTTGCACTCAACGTTGTTGCTAAGATTCATCTACATTTttttagttcattcctttttccaTATTGCATATAATTCCATGGGTGACTATACCCTGATTTCTTCATCAGATTGCCTTGTTTACTGCTGCGAACATTCTTGCACACATGCCCTGgtacgtgtgtgtgtttttaggggccgagacaggtggatcacctgaggtcaggagttcgaggtcagcccggcctacatggtgaaaccccgtctctactaaaaatacaaaatttagccaggcatggtggcatgcacctgtactcccagctacttgggaggctgagacaggagaattgcttgaacccgggaggcagaggttgcagtgagctgagatcgagccactgcactccagcctgggtgatgaagacgagactccgtctcaaaaaaaaaaaaaaaatcagtcaggcttggtggtgcacaccagtagtcccagctactcgaaaagctgaggcaggaggatcgcctgagcccaggaggtcgaggctgcagcgaaccATGTTTGAGCTACTGggctccagcctgtgcaacagagtgagaccctgtctcagaaaaaaaaagaagtagttaAAGCAAAACTCCCATTGAGTTACTTGTTGACACCAAGTGTCATCAGAGTACTTTCTTAGAACATGGCCTGATTCagaattactgttattattattagtggCAGAGACTAGCTAGTGGCCCTTAAACAGCTTTGCTCTTCCTGGGTGTACAGCTAAACTAAGTTTCCTGGCCTTTCATGTGACTGGGGTCATGTGACTGTTTCCAGCCAATGAGGTgtgagaagaagagaggaagcccATTTCCAGGCCAGATCCCTCAAGTGGCCCATTGAGGGTCATTGCTGCCCTTTTTCTTCCCTTGCTGACTGGCAGTTTGTAGAACAGGGGATCCATCTAAGTACCCTAAGAGAAGGTAGAGCTACAGACTGGAAGAGTCTGAACCTCTGACTCATCCCATGGATGGCTGCCCATTTGAGCTGAGTTAGGAGAGAGAAATCATTTAATGTGGTAAGCCAGTAAGATTTAAGAGCTGTTTAACATACTATTTTGTTATGTTATGAGTAGCATTCAGATTGCAGATCCAGCTTCTGAATAAGCTCAAGAACTTTAACTTCTATCCCTATGGCCTATGCCCAGGGGAAGATGTGACTTAAAGGGTGTTTGTAGAAATCATGGTAGAAAAActtacatacatatgtgtatatatatatatagatacaaaaaaaactatacatatttaaaaatactgcaAGGTTGTGGTTTCCTGAGCAGGATGGATTGGGCAGACAAAATCAGCAATGCCCCTGCTCCTGAGAGAGGCCTCGCCATCCCTGTTCAGTAAGTCTTGAGTCTGCACTGGTTCTCTGAGTCATATTGGATCCCTGATCATCTGCAGCCTGGTGTCCTAAGAGCAAGCCACATAGCTGGGGGGCAGAGGCTCAGCGGCTGGGATAAGGCTGTTCTCATAAGGGTTGGAGTAGGGGCCATCGGATAAGCCCCCTTGGGCTCCCTGGGAGTCCCCTGAGCTGTAGTCAGTTGAGATGCCAGAGTCAGATACCACAAGGTACAGGTACTTTAGGTGGGGTGGGGTAGCGGGCAGCTCAGGGCACAGTGTCCATGGACGCAAGAGCTGGGAGCTGGGGTCCAGGATAGTGTACTCAAAGCTGGCAGCAGAGGCTCCCTCTGGGCTGGGCTTCGAGGCCAAAGCAGATGAGCAGGAGGATGCTTCTGAGCCTTCATCCATGGCCACTATGTCCACACTGCCACCAGGCCCTGGGAGGTCCTCACTGGGCGGGTTCTGGGGCAGCAACCATTTGTCCAGCACCAGATAGGTATCCTGGGCATGCTCACTGCCCACTGGCTCCAGCAGGGGGCCCTCATCATCTGTCCCCGGCTCCACTGCCTGCATCGTCCCCCAGCAGCGCTCTGAGAGGACTTCCAGGGAAGCAGGTGGGTCCTCCGTGAAGGGGGTGCAGGGGCTCCACCACAGGCAGCCATCATTCTGGTACAGCCACAGCTGAAGAAATAGCACCAACCTGCTCAGAGAGGCCTGCAGTTTGGCTGCAAGAAGCAGGGAAGCCCAGGCACTGAGGGGACAACCAGGCCACCTACCTGGAAGTTACCCTTGTGGGTGGTGAAGAGGCCTTCAAACTCGCTCTCTGGGCTCGGGATGCCAGGCCAGATCTTCTGCTTCAGAGCCCTGTTGAAGCCAATAGAAATAGTTACATAGATATGACTCATTGAATACTCACCAATACCCCCTCCACTCCCAGTCATAGGGGCACAGATACACTTGGTCCCTGTGATCACAATGGAGGCAGAGGAGTACATCAGGGTCGGGGGAGACAGGGGTTTTGGCTGAAGCATCAGCAAGGCCCTACAAAAGGGTAAATGGAACAGGGTATTGAAGGGTGCATAGGAGTTCAATATACCTTGGTCATTCTCCCTTTAATCTTGgccatggccaggtgcagtggtttacaCCAGcactataatcccagtactttgggaggctgaggtgggaggatcatttgaacccaggagttcaagaccagcctgggaaacgtagtgagaccccatctctaaaaaaaataaaataaaataaatttaaaaacccaaaacCCTGGCCCAGATTTTTCCAGGAGGCCCATGATGTTACTTCATAGATAAATATTATGTTACCTTCTGGGGTAATGAGAGAAGGCATTTAGGATAAAATccaagccgggcacggtggctcatgcctataatcccagcactttgagaggctgatgtgagcagatcacctgaggtcaggagtttgagaccagcctggccaacatggtggaaccccgtctctactaaaactacaaaattagccaggcatgcacgCCTggctactcagctactcaggcggttgaggcaggagaatcgcttgaacctgggaggcagagattgcagtgagccaagactgctgcactgcactacagcttgggcaacaagagtgactctgtctcaaaaaaaaaaaaaaaaaaaattccaaactcctccccaccaccctgcagAAGGCCCTGCATTATATGACCCCTGTCACCTCCCTCATCTCAATATCTGCCACACCCCCTTACATACCACTCTAGCCatgtggcaattttttttttttttttttgagacggagtttcactcttattgcccaggctggaatgcgatggcacgatctcggctcacccgcaacctccacctcccaggttcaagtgattctcctgcctcagcctcccgagtagcggggattacaggcatgtgccaccacgcttggctaattttgtatttttagtagaggtggggtttctccatgttggtcaggctggtcgcgaactcccaacctcaggtgatctgcctgcctcggcatcccaaagtgctgggattacaggcgtgagccaccatgccaggccatgcCATGTGGCAATTCTTGAAGCTGGCTGAATGTTCCAATCTcattcccacctcagggcctttgcacttgctgtttcttcTCCCCACTTTTCAAGCGGCTGCTTCCTTCCAATCTTCAGGTTTCCACTCTGATGTCACCTCCTCctggaggccttccctgaccatcctgTCATGTCACCACATTCTGTTTGTTTCTGTGATATCACTCATTACAATTTGTCATCAAA contains:
- the SWSAP1 gene encoding ATPase SWSAP1 is translated as MAETLRRVLTKGGAAWSGEENTPAAGPPLLLLGTPGSGKTALLFAAALEAAGEGQGPVLFLTRRPLQSMPRGTGTTLDPMRLQKIRFQYPPSTRELFRLLCSAHEAPGPAPSLLLLDGLEEYLAEDPEPQEAAYLIALLLDTAAHFSHRLGPGRDCGLMVALQTQEEADSGDVLHLALLQRYFPAQCWLQPDAPGPGEHGLRACLEPGGLGPRTEWWVTFRSDGEMMIAPWPTQAGDPSSGKGSSSGGQP